A single window of Anaerocolumna chitinilytica DNA harbors:
- the hisH gene encoding imidazole glycerol phosphate synthase subunit HisH has translation MIAIIDYDAGNLKSVEKALNFLGEDTIVTRDRAEILSADKVILPGVGAFGEAMKRLENYRLIEVIQEVTDSGKPFLGICLGLQLMFESSDEAPGVAGLGILRGRILRIPDNGELKIPHMGWNSLQFMKDTRLFSSIPEGSYVYFVHSYYLEAEKEEEVAAVTEYGITIHAAVEKNNIYACQFHPEKSGEIGLKILKNFAEI, from the coding sequence ATGATAGCGATAATTGATTATGATGCAGGAAATCTAAAGAGTGTTGAGAAGGCTTTAAACTTTCTGGGAGAAGATACAATAGTAACCAGAGACCGAGCAGAAATATTGTCCGCAGATAAAGTGATTTTGCCTGGTGTTGGGGCCTTTGGAGAGGCTATGAAAAGACTTGAGAACTACCGGCTGATTGAAGTAATTCAGGAAGTAACAGACAGTGGGAAACCTTTTCTTGGTATTTGCCTTGGACTTCAACTTATGTTTGAATCCAGCGATGAAGCGCCAGGTGTTGCAGGTCTTGGTATTTTAAGAGGCAGAATACTTCGAATACCGGATAACGGAGAATTAAAGATTCCTCACATGGGATGGAACTCCCTCCAATTTATGAAGGATACCAGGCTATTCTCATCCATTCCTGAAGGCTCCTATGTCTATTTTGTTCATTCCTATTACCTAGAGGCTGAAAAGGAAGAGGAAGTTGCAGCCGTGACGGAATATGGAATTACTATACATGCAGCTGTGGAAAAGAATAATATCTATGCCTGTCAGTTTCATCCGGAGAAAAGCGGAGAAATTGGGCTTAAAATATTAAAGAATTTTGCTGAAATTTAG
- a CDS encoding chemotaxis protein has protein sequence MENGVLLESGTNELEILEFKIGENFYGINVAKVREILPYQKPTPIPNAHPYIEGIFMPREDIITLINLSKALHVTENNDSFGHMNIVTNFNKSNIAFHVDGVVGIHRVSWEDINKPDKTINASATGILKLNNKLIVILDFERIITDINPETGLKMSDLSHLHNRINNNMPILIAEDSPMLSKLIRDFLEKAGYTNLIMTENGAEAWEIIQKFTNEGTVFDKIKCVITDIEMPQMDGHHLTKLIKSDKELKAIPVIIFSSLINAEMRIKGKSIGADAQITKPEIGTLIEVMDSLVNA, from the coding sequence ATGGAAAATGGTGTATTATTAGAAAGCGGAACGAATGAATTGGAAATATTAGAATTTAAGATTGGTGAGAATTTTTATGGAATAAATGTGGCAAAGGTAAGAGAAATACTGCCTTATCAGAAACCTACACCCATTCCTAATGCGCATCCCTATATAGAAGGTATCTTTATGCCCAGAGAAGATATCATAACATTAATTAACTTATCAAAAGCACTTCATGTGACCGAGAACAATGATAGTTTTGGGCATATGAATATTGTGACTAATTTTAATAAGTCGAATATTGCGTTTCATGTCGACGGTGTTGTTGGAATACATCGTGTTTCCTGGGAAGATATCAATAAACCTGATAAAACGATAAATGCATCAGCTACCGGTATTTTAAAGTTGAACAATAAATTAATTGTAATATTGGATTTTGAAAGAATAATAACGGATATAAATCCTGAGACTGGTCTTAAAATGTCTGATTTAAGCCATTTGCATAATAGGATAAATAATAACATGCCTATTCTAATTGCTGAGGATTCTCCTATGTTAAGCAAATTAATCAGAGATTTCCTTGAAAAGGCAGGTTATACTAACTTGATAATGACTGAAAATGGTGCTGAAGCATGGGAAATCATACAGAAATTTACCAATGAAGGTACTGTCTTTGATAAAATAAAATGCGTCATAACTGATATTGAAATGCCTCAAATGGATGGGCATCATTTAACTAAGCTGATTAAATCTGATAAAGAGTTAAAAGCGATACCTGTAATAATTTTTTCATCATTAATCAATGCAGAGATGAGAATAAAAGGTAAGTCAATCGGAGCGGATGCTCAGATAACAAAACCTGAGATTGGTACTTTAATTGAAGTAATGGATAGTCTGGTAAATGCATAA
- a CDS encoding SHOCT domain-containing protein yields the protein MNRRIRVKPSKGQSLFGFIIGIIFCFIGFIVVVPTFGAFGLLWTLIAIVITAMNAINFFTDKGVASHEFIIDDVDKSNNFTAEVPKYTYSTPAAPSAKDRLEELQNLYDKNLITFDEFEEKRKKILDEL from the coding sequence ATGAATAGGCGTATTCGTGTAAAACCAAGCAAAGGTCAATCTCTTTTTGGTTTTATCATAGGAATTATTTTTTGTTTCATTGGTTTTATTGTAGTGGTACCTACCTTCGGTGCTTTCGGATTATTATGGACATTGATAGCAATCGTTATTACCGCTATGAATGCTATCAATTTTTTTACTGACAAAGGTGTGGCTTCTCACGAATTCATTATTGATGATGTGGATAAATCAAATAACTTTACTGCTGAGGTACCCAAATATACCTATTCCACACCCGCTGCACCTTCTGCTAAGGACCGGCTGGAAGAATTACAAAACCTCTATGATAAGAATCTAATAACTTTTGATGAATTCGAAGAAAAACGTAAGAAAATTCTTGATGAGCTTTGA
- a CDS encoding type II toxin-antitoxin system PemK/MazF family toxin: MIIKRGDIFYADLRPVIGSEQGGVRPVLIIQNDTGNKHSPTVICAAITSKMNKAKLPTHVEIDADKYGIIKDSVILLEQVRTIDKSRLKEKVCHLDQDVLKKINRALIISFALDTYIKPE; the protein is encoded by the coding sequence GTGATTATAAAACGTGGAGATATTTTTTATGCGGATTTAAGACCAGTGATAGGCTCTGAACAAGGAGGAGTACGACCGGTTCTTATCATACAAAATGACACAGGAAACAAGCATAGTCCCACAGTAATATGTGCTGCGATAACCTCGAAAATGAATAAGGCAAAGCTCCCGACTCATGTGGAGATAGATGCAGATAAATATGGAATTATTAAAGACTCTGTCATTTTGCTGGAACAGGTAAGAACGATTGACAAATCTAGGTTAAAAGAAAAGGTGTGTCATCTAGATCAAGACGTGTTGAAAAAAATAAACCGGGCATTGATAATAAGTTTTGCTTTGGATACATACATCAAACCTGAATAA
- the alr gene encoding alanine racemase, with product MTAGNIDLTSIEEFHSKYYRASANIDLDAICNNIDNTRKILGYETKLMVILKADGYGHGAVPIAKALLDMAVDCFGIAILEEGIELRKAGIDKPILVLGYTPKGQYKKLVEYNITQTIFQYNTAKDLSEEALSQGKTAKVHIKVDTGMSRIGFFDDEESIEEIKKISELKGIEIEGIFSHFACADEEDKTSANSQLMRFLAFTKKLEEEGIQIPIKHIANSAAIIDIPEARLDMVRSGIATYGLYPSEEVKKDVLALKPAMEIKSHVSYVKEVESGVGVSYGSTYVTKGKTKIATIPVGYGDGYPRQLSSKGRVLIHGMSAPIIGRVCMDQFMVDVTNIPDVCQGDTVTLIGRDKEEFISVEEVANMSYSFNYEFICNVGKRIPRIYYRNNKVWNIGI from the coding sequence TTCTGCCAATATAGATTTGGATGCTATTTGCAATAACATTGATAATACAAGAAAAATATTAGGTTACGAAACGAAATTGATGGTAATTCTAAAAGCGGATGGGTACGGACACGGTGCAGTACCCATAGCGAAAGCACTTCTTGATATGGCAGTAGACTGTTTTGGGATTGCCATTCTGGAAGAAGGAATTGAACTTAGAAAAGCCGGAATTGACAAACCGATTCTGGTTCTCGGATATACTCCGAAAGGACAATATAAAAAACTCGTAGAATATAATATAACACAGACAATATTTCAATATAATACGGCAAAGGACCTTTCAGAGGAAGCCTTAAGTCAAGGGAAAACAGCGAAAGTTCATATTAAAGTTGATACTGGTATGAGCAGAATCGGATTCTTTGATGATGAGGAAAGTATAGAAGAAATAAAAAAGATATCTGAGCTTAAAGGTATTGAAATAGAGGGGATATTCTCACATTTTGCATGCGCAGATGAGGAAGATAAGACATCTGCTAACAGCCAGTTAATGAGATTTCTTGCATTTACAAAAAAACTTGAAGAAGAAGGAATCCAAATACCGATTAAGCATATTGCAAACAGTGCTGCTATAATTGATATACCGGAAGCCAGACTGGATATGGTAAGAAGCGGTATTGCCACTTATGGGCTTTATCCTTCAGAGGAAGTTAAAAAAGACGTTTTAGCTCTAAAACCCGCTATGGAAATTAAATCCCATGTAAGCTATGTAAAAGAAGTGGAGTCCGGAGTTGGAGTTAGCTATGGAAGTACCTATGTGACAAAAGGAAAAACCAAAATAGCAACGATACCAGTAGGATATGGGGATGGATATCCAAGACAGCTCTCCTCTAAGGGAAGGGTGTTAATTCATGGTATGTCAGCACCTATTATCGGAAGAGTGTGTATGGACCAGTTTATGGTAGATGTAACTAACATTCCTGATGTCTGTCAGGGAGATACTGTGACCTTAATTGGAAGAGATAAAGAAGAGTTTATATCAGTAGAAGAAGTGGCAAATATGTCATATTCTTTTAATTATGAATTTATTTGTAATGTTGGCAAGCGAATACCGCGTATATATTATCGTAACAATAAAGTTTGGAACATAGGTATTTAA